Proteins encoded within one genomic window of Anopheles gambiae chromosome 3, idAnoGambNW_F1_1, whole genome shotgun sequence:
- the LOC1280679 gene encoding lipase 3 — protein sequence MIVVPALLLIVLLGGEGAPRTEAYQVRKEISFNWIRDSKDVIRNQTAVLLRRDGYDADRLQVRTDDGYLLTVYRMLSKKSRLGVVLMHHGIRQSSDMWMYLGPKRSLAYQLYEAGYDVWFSNSRASPESDGHERLDRDSDHYWDFSFHEIGTEDLAAVIDYVLAATGRKTLHFVGYSEAGSAVLALLSELPGYNEKLSSVELMAPPAFMQYGQFAWIARMVQPIRALFPWSVYYTRDALPTQICTLFRNECCLLFGQMSDRGTDNGTRTERSPGSSSPAGRAGCFDLEDVSLKQLEHYRQIIASARFQQFDYGYAANLHRYKQKTPPDYCLWDVTARVALHYGNKDKTVDWRGVELLGRRLPKVSELQKILYKGYNHRDFYRNPKAQATVYANILKSIKRHASVQ from the exons ATGATCGTGGTGCCAGCGTTACTGCTGATTGTCCTGCTGGGCGGTGAGGGAGCTCCCCGTACGGAGGCCTATCAGGTGCGAAAGGAAATCAGCTTCAACTGGATACGTGACAGCAAGGACGTGATCAGAAATCAAACG GCTGTGCTGCTGCGAAGAGATGGCTACGATGCTGACCGGCTTCAGGTGCGCACCGACGACGGTTACCTGCTCACGGTGTACCGTATGCTGTCCAAGAAATCCCGGCTAGGTGTAGTGCTGATGCATCACGGCATACGCCAGTCGAGCGATATGTGGATGTACCTGGGACCCAAGCGCTCCCTTGCCTACCAGCTGTACGAAGCCGGGTACGATGTGTGGTTCAGCAACTCGCGTGCCTCACCCGAATCCGACGGCCACGAACGGCTCGACCGGGACAGTGACCATTACTGGGACTTTAGCTTCCACGAGATCGGCACCGAGGATCTGGCGGCAGTGATCGATTACGTACTGGCTGCGACCGGCCGGAAGACGCTACACTTTGTCGGATATTCGGAGGCGGGGTCGGCCGTACTTGCCCTGCTCTCCGAGCTGCCGGGGTACAACGAGAAGCTGTCCAGCGTGGAGCTGATGGCACCGCCCGCCTTCATGCAGTACGGTCAGTTTGCCTGGATAGCGCGCATGGTACAGCCGATACGGGCGCTGTTCCCGTGGAGCGTTTACTACACCCGAGATGCGTTACCCACGCAGATCTGTACCCTATTCCGCAACGAGTGCTGCCTGCTGTTCGGCCAGATGAGTGACCGTGGGACGGACAATGGTACGCGCACGGAACGCTCGCCGGGTTCGTCGTCTCCGGCCGGTCGTGCCGGTTGCTTCGATCTGGAAGACGTTTCGCTCAAGCAGCTCGAACACTACCGCCAAATCATTGCCAGTGCACGGTTCCAGCAGTTCGATTACGGGTACGCGGCGAACCTGCATCGCTACAAGCAAAAGACACCGCCCGACTACTGTCTGTGGGACGTGACGGCACGGGTGGCGCTGCACTACGGCAACAAAGACAAAACGGTCGACTGGAGGGGTGTCGAGCTGCTGGGCCGACGGCTGCCAAAGGTGTCGGAGCTGCAGAAGATACTGTACAAAGGTTACAACCATCGCGACTTCTACCGGAACCCAAAAGCGCAGGCAACGGTCTACGCGAACATCTTGAAGTCGATCAAACGCCATGCGTCAGTACAATAA